In one Sphingomonas hankookensis genomic region, the following are encoded:
- a CDS encoding NlpC/P60 family protein, whose translation MDQPLAGAGRHRLAGAADRADSVAGADRQKTVNDASIAKAERSTLRLLKGGDGIVRFGEIDRGARGQQVQMLQHLLNTTARPRPPLDLDGVFGTATERAVRSFQQSRGLEVDGVVGAKTWSSLGITGAALPRTPSAARSSTGTPTRAVTAPSIRNLPIGDAPLGRGMGGTATATRRAQARPAAAARPAPHRSAQLEPPGSTIGAPWMRVALAEKGVSEVAGRSHNPRIVEYHATTTLAAKTDEVAWCASFVNWCLEQAGIRGIRSARAADWGKFGTALREPRYGCIVHIYRTPRGVDGATGSSSGNHVAFFVGQTATHIQLLGGNQGNQVKVSSYPLNKYTVKAMRWPEGR comes from the coding sequence GCGCTGGTCGCCATCGACTCGCTGGTGCTGCTGATCGCGCTGACTCTGTTGCGGGGGCGGACCGACAAAAGACGGTAAATGATGCATCCATTGCGAAGGCGGAACGTTCAACGTTGCGCCTATTGAAAGGCGGAGACGGAATCGTGCGATTTGGAGAGATCGATCGAGGCGCCCGGGGCCAGCAGGTCCAGATGTTGCAGCATCTGTTGAACACGACGGCACGTCCCCGCCCACCGTTGGACCTCGACGGCGTGTTCGGCACGGCGACCGAGCGTGCAGTTCGCAGTTTTCAGCAGAGCCGCGGGCTGGAGGTCGACGGCGTGGTCGGTGCGAAGACGTGGTCCAGCCTGGGCATTACCGGTGCCGCGCTGCCCCGCACGCCGTCCGCCGCGCGATCCTCTACCGGCACGCCGACCCGTGCGGTGACGGCGCCGTCGATCCGCAACCTGCCGATCGGCGATGCACCTTTGGGGCGCGGGATGGGCGGTACAGCGACCGCGACCCGGCGTGCACAGGCGCGTCCCGCAGCCGCTGCACGTCCGGCACCGCATCGCAGCGCGCAGCTGGAGCCGCCCGGATCGACCATCGGTGCACCGTGGATGCGGGTGGCGTTGGCCGAGAAGGGCGTGTCCGAAGTCGCCGGGCGCAGCCATAATCCGCGCATCGTCGAATATCACGCCACCACCACGCTGGCCGCCAAGACCGACGAGGTTGCGTGGTGCGCGTCGTTCGTGAACTGGTGCCTCGAACAGGCCGGCATTCGCGGCATCCGCAGCGCGCGGGCGGCGGATTGGGGCAAGTTCGGCACGGCGCTGCGCGAACCGCGCTATGGCTGCATCGTCCATATCTATCGCACGCCGCGCGGTGTCGACGGCGCGACCGGATCGTCGTCGGGAAATCACGTGGCGTTCTTCGTCGGGCAGACCGCGACGCATATCCAGTTGCTGGGCGGCAATCAGGGGAACCAGGTAAAGGTCTCCAGCTACCCGCTCAACAAATATACGGTGAAGGCCATGCGCTGGCCGGAGGGACGATGA
- a CDS encoding ShlB/FhaC/HecB family hemolysin secretion/activation protein has protein sequence MLRKPGSGRWKLLAGAVALAVPATAWAQVAPLPSRQEVTPPVPETDRAPRADVDSRGAFAIGNCPFADSPLRVSLNRVAFSRADGAPLQPEIAQALTKVQAPTGDQSIATVCEIRDRANAALRSEGWIASVQIPAQEITGGVLRLEVVTARIVELRVRGDAGRYEPLLRRRLAQIQAMDPLNEREAERLLLLAGDVPGLDVALSLRASGGKQGDVIGDLTVSSRRFALFANVQNYNSALLGRETVYARGELYGLTGLGDITYLGASAAVDFPEQFIVQGGHIFEVDSAGTSFGARATYAWSRPDLGALDLRTNTLIAGFDVARPLARSIRSNARVRGGLDYIDQISRVGGGSDAVTLTRDKLRVVFVGLDGDKQFVDANGNVWLSIAASGELRKGLGILDASERGFADGVLTSRLNGNPQALVFRSAVDATVSVGPIFSIAAQGQFQWSNDPLLNYEEFALGSLTIGRGYDPGSNSGDHAVGGRFEARADVPLWSPVQAQFFGFYDHLYLRNLDRTAIEGPRNFKSVGGGVRLSLPGSVVLDVAYAKPLDKALLLDERRPPARVLVSLTAQLRDRAR, from the coding sequence GTGTTGCGGAAGCCGGGTTCGGGACGTTGGAAGCTGCTGGCGGGGGCGGTCGCGTTGGCCGTTCCCGCGACCGCATGGGCGCAGGTGGCACCACTGCCCAGCCGGCAGGAGGTGACCCCGCCCGTGCCGGAAACGGACCGGGCGCCGCGCGCCGATGTGGATTCGCGCGGTGCGTTCGCGATCGGCAACTGCCCGTTCGCGGACTCGCCGCTGCGCGTGTCGCTGAACCGGGTGGCATTCAGCCGGGCCGATGGCGCACCGTTGCAGCCGGAAATCGCCCAGGCGCTGACCAAGGTGCAGGCACCGACTGGTGACCAGTCGATCGCCACGGTGTGCGAGATCCGCGACCGCGCCAACGCCGCGCTGCGGTCCGAAGGCTGGATCGCGTCGGTCCAGATTCCGGCGCAGGAGATTACGGGCGGCGTGCTGCGGCTGGAGGTGGTGACCGCGCGCATCGTCGAACTGCGTGTGCGCGGCGATGCCGGACGTTATGAACCGTTGCTGCGGCGCAGGCTGGCGCAGATCCAGGCGATGGACCCGCTGAACGAGCGTGAGGCGGAGAGGCTGCTGCTGCTGGCCGGTGACGTGCCGGGGCTCGACGTGGCGCTGTCGCTGCGCGCGTCGGGCGGCAAACAGGGCGATGTGATCGGCGACCTGACGGTCAGCTCGCGCCGCTTTGCCCTGTTCGCCAATGTCCAGAATTACAATTCGGCGTTGCTCGGTCGCGAAACGGTCTATGCGCGCGGTGAGCTGTACGGGCTGACCGGGTTGGGCGACATCACCTATCTGGGCGCGTCGGCGGCGGTCGATTTCCCCGAACAGTTCATCGTGCAGGGCGGCCATATCTTCGAGGTCGACAGCGCCGGCACCAGCTTCGGCGCGCGGGCAACCTATGCATGGTCGCGGCCCGATCTGGGGGCGCTCGACCTGCGCACCAATACGCTGATCGCCGGGTTCGACGTCGCGCGGCCCTTGGCGCGGTCGATCCGGTCGAATGCGCGGGTGCGCGGCGGGCTGGACTATATCGACCAGATTTCGCGCGTCGGCGGTGGCAGCGATGCGGTGACGCTGACCCGCGACAAGCTGCGCGTGGTGTTTGTCGGGCTGGATGGCGACAAGCAGTTCGTCGATGCGAACGGCAATGTCTGGCTGTCGATCGCGGCGAGTGGCGAGCTGCGCAAGGGGCTGGGCATCCTCGACGCCAGCGAGCGTGGCTTCGCCGACGGTGTGCTGACGTCGCGGCTGAACGGCAACCCGCAGGCGCTGGTGTTCCGCAGCGCGGTCGACGCGACCGTCAGCGTGGGGCCGATTTTCAGCATCGCGGCGCAGGGGCAGTTCCAATGGTCGAACGACCCGCTGCTCAATTACGAGGAGTTTGCGCTGGGCAGCCTGACGATCGGGCGCGGTTATGATCCCGGTTCGAACAGCGGCGACCATGCGGTCGGCGGCCGGTTCGAGGCGCGGGCCGATGTGCCGCTCTGGTCGCCGGTCCAGGCACAGTTCTTCGGCTTTTACGACCATCTGTACCTGCGCAATCTCGACCGTACCGCGATCGAGGGGCCGCGCAATTTCAAGAGTGTCGGTGGCGGCGTCCGGCTGTCGCTGCCCGGCAGCGTCGTGCTCGACGTCGCCTATGCCAAGCCGCTCGACAAGGCGCTGCTGCTCGACGAACGTCGTCCGCCAGCGCGTGTGCTCGTTTCGTTGACCGCGCAGCTGCGCGATCGCGCCCGATAG
- a CDS encoding two-partner secretion domain-containing protein, with the protein MPVVATARRLRAALVLTTACGALFPALAVAQSAQVRLPTESDVRDVRTDGLRPDFKDSSNRLRVDLRGRNTVIDWNGFNIPESKEVNFTDGRLLGGLRGDIAVLNRDVSGNPSQLLGKLTSDANVAVWVHNANGILVGSKAAFNTGSLVLTTLDISPEDFVRAGDSYRLQASAGSQSAITVEQGAKLRVDGSTRGLVMLAPKIDAHGEFVAEGQDVAFVTASDVTLDYRSGSPLSVTINRGSAVAGTSQYVRGTVAGNNAIFALASQDTLTDSLLQVSAAVTTASAGSRGIVLSAGKPAAAVNGVTVAGDAAATGGVARLLVDGALRADNRDADIVAGASGSASFGGAVQTRDDFSVASGGALSIAGNVTAGGDVLLSGRGVTLGATDPVTQRAGGQFRVSSTDGDIVGIGTVTLRSGDTGDDGLLLETLGSSAGNIRLGSRSRLIAGDDRRGGLTLARRDGATAIDIGSVEARALRGAVGSGAIGTGDVNLREALSIGGSTIVTGDLASDRAIDVRGSGAVTTGGIDSGAGATVVAGTALTVGGDVAASDGVSLRGGSVTLGGSALRSGGGIDVTALTGGITGSRALAIASGSSRRSDVIKLQAAGADGIVLADGSTITGGTNRALDVRVFTASEAPLKLGDVTARSLGTIATLDGDTGPGGAFRSAGSLTFGRLDLVDGFAAESTGGNLTVGRIAVSGALQGIDLRAAGTLSVQSDISTSGAVTLASGTALTLGTIESRDRAVTLTSGGTLRAGRVSGATGVTASGTAVTLGDVRGGTGAVTLGATSGDLSVASAAGRRVALDAGGGIGVTGTLTADAGAVELNAGGAIAVAGTIRSTGGNVRVVSTGGSVGVTGGLTSDGAATLSGTAITLGGTQTARGAYSATASAGGITRSGNALSIRADSDATGGEGVTLGATGGAIDLGDSRIDAGGTVRLTTDGQGITIGGVQAAGLVATGATTTGAAIRTGDLRLGGPATLRAAGDVTTGAINTDGAVTLGGNAVRFGNARAASLSAIAAGGVVTGGNIDTSGDVQVQAANGVLTLGRIATTGGDVALGALGPVFVQGVASAGTASVIGTGAGNDVSVADGVAANGAVTVRSGRDIRTPFVRSATGALTVAAPNGRLAGFVTGTGTSLSAGAGQPFSLTVGTDAVLGDVVGGNISITATAITANRIDGGSLPVALRATVGDLTVSGPVTGSTVSLTAAGRALLGSVDASGAVTLGGAQGLSFGRVSGASIDASGGAIRGDALSSTGAITLSGADVTLDRIDAGTLTADATGTLAIGTIEATGDAVLTGASGNFGDVTAGGALGITTSGATRFGRLTGQSIAATARGGALIGTAVVARGNATLTGQSIDLGLAESGGSLSAKSDAALAIGTVRATGDATLTGATGTFGTVTAGGALGLSTTGATRFDQLTGQTVTATAQGGALNGTAVVARGNATLAGQSIDIGSVDSGGALSATTGGALTLGTGKAVGDAVLSAGTTGNLGTVTAGGALRATSAGALRFDRLAGRAVTAASQGGALSGGTVSATGDVTLGGQSIAVGPVAGAGSLAADSTAGALQLGAVAMGGNVTVRASGAATLANGVTAGGAYRVTAGSIALGGEQQAGGEVRLSATNGAIGGASGLTLVSGTAGGTAPIILDATAGIDLSGASLRTGAGSALALRAGRGQAIRLGSVEAGSLGGFDGSAPVDRLTHDGSVTTGDLTVGRMAVTLSSGDLTTGRISATGPVSLIASSGSVRGGDLTAGTLEAKAGSTLALGTATVGGTATLEAGNIDLRALTAQALTIKTAGTLGAGNGGATALRTTGGDLTVEAGTARLASVESAGSATLRGTAVEVRDRLSAARALLVEARSALTLQNAAAGGDVSLASTGAVNAGEVSAGGALSVDGAGVTLGAVRAGGALKATSSGGLSLASGSGNGITLDAVGLVRAGALSGGPSIAIRGADAELSGAIRGSSVRFATRDPATTALRIGDGTQANGFRLSAAEVAQVAADSVAFDGGAGAMEIGSVALAPSVGRSVEMLSTGDVRVTGQVSATGAGRSIRIGGDGANGNAATIHLIATSDAGGRLLVGDNDLDLRGNRIAAGLSTGFLDTLQPGDAGRAQAQALIGNPNSALYNTQLGGGFFAPDATTMIAARSLTVRFGDYALFQNTAVPGRSSGVSVGSLTAPVTPALRIATYGTPAAASFAFFGDINGITGAGAALLGNPVIDIQPQLLPNSRINGCLAGSGAGCLTTIVIQPTLQVFDWDSQAVFGILQDVSLPFTPIIGGNNEALLSGLPALVPETPADAAAPAPTVVPSQEPKP; encoded by the coding sequence ATGCCCGTCGTCGCCACCGCCCGCCGCCTTCGCGCCGCTCTCGTGCTCACCACCGCCTGCGGGGCGCTGTTCCCGGCATTGGCGGTGGCGCAGAGCGCGCAGGTGCGGTTGCCGACCGAAAGCGACGTGCGCGACGTACGGACCGACGGGCTGCGGCCGGATTTCAAGGACAGCAGCAACCGGTTGCGCGTCGACCTGCGCGGGCGGAACACCGTCATCGACTGGAACGGGTTCAACATCCCTGAAAGCAAGGAGGTCAACTTCACCGACGGCCGGCTGCTCGGCGGGCTGCGCGGGGATATTGCGGTGCTGAACCGTGACGTGTCGGGCAACCCATCGCAACTGCTCGGCAAGCTGACCAGCGATGCCAATGTCGCGGTGTGGGTGCACAATGCGAACGGCATCCTGGTCGGGTCGAAGGCGGCGTTCAACACCGGGTCGCTGGTGCTGACCACGCTGGACATATCGCCTGAGGATTTCGTGCGGGCAGGCGACAGCTATCGGTTGCAGGCCAGCGCAGGCAGCCAGTCGGCGATCACCGTCGAACAGGGCGCGAAGCTGCGCGTCGACGGCAGCACGCGCGGGCTGGTGATGCTGGCCCCCAAGATCGACGCGCATGGCGAGTTCGTGGCGGAGGGACAGGATGTCGCCTTCGTCACCGCCAGCGACGTGACGCTCGACTATCGTTCGGGCAGCCCGTTGTCGGTGACGATCAACCGGGGCAGCGCGGTCGCGGGCACCAGCCAATATGTGCGCGGCACGGTGGCGGGCAACAACGCCATCTTCGCGCTGGCATCGCAGGATACGCTGACCGATTCGCTGCTGCAGGTGTCGGCGGCGGTGACCACCGCCAGCGCCGGGTCGCGCGGGATCGTCCTGTCGGCGGGCAAGCCGGCGGCGGCGGTCAACGGCGTGACGGTCGCGGGCGATGCGGCGGCGACCGGCGGCGTCGCCCGGCTGCTGGTCGACGGCGCGCTGCGCGCCGACAATCGCGACGCGGACATCGTCGCCGGCGCCAGCGGTTCGGCGAGCTTTGGCGGCGCGGTGCAGACCCGCGACGACTTTTCGGTCGCATCGGGCGGGGCGCTGAGCATCGCCGGCAACGTCACCGCCGGTGGCGACGTGCTGCTGTCGGGACGCGGCGTGACGCTGGGCGCGACGGACCCGGTGACGCAGCGCGCGGGTGGCCAGTTCCGCGTCAGTTCGACCGATGGCGATATCGTCGGGATCGGTACGGTGACGCTGCGGTCGGGTGATACCGGTGATGACGGCCTGCTGCTCGAAACGCTGGGTAGCAGCGCGGGGAATATTCGGCTGGGAAGCCGCAGCCGGTTGATCGCGGGCGACGACCGGCGTGGCGGGCTGACGCTGGCGCGGCGGGACGGTGCCACTGCGATCGATATCGGATCGGTCGAGGCGCGGGCACTGCGCGGCGCGGTGGGCAGCGGTGCAATCGGCACCGGCGATGTGAACCTGCGCGAGGCACTGTCGATCGGCGGGTCGACCATCGTCACGGGCGATCTGGCATCCGACCGCGCGATCGACGTTCGCGGCAGCGGCGCGGTGACGACCGGCGGGATCGATAGCGGTGCGGGTGCGACCGTGGTCGCGGGCACTGCGCTGACTGTCGGCGGCGATGTTGCGGCATCCGACGGCGTCAGCCTGCGCGGCGGTTCGGTCACGCTGGGTGGCAGCGCGTTGCGCAGCGGCGGCGGGATCGACGTCACCGCGTTGACCGGGGGTATTACTGGCTCGCGCGCGCTGGCGATCGCGTCGGGCAGCAGCCGGCGCAGCGACGTCATCAAGCTGCAGGCGGCGGGTGCGGACGGTATCGTGCTGGCCGATGGCAGCACGATCACCGGCGGCACCAACCGCGCGCTGGACGTCCGGGTCTTTACCGCCAGCGAAGCGCCGCTGAAGCTCGGCGACGTGACCGCACGGTCGCTGGGCACCATCGCGACGCTCGACGGCGATACGGGGCCGGGCGGTGCGTTCCGGTCGGCGGGATCGCTGACCTTCGGGCGGCTCGATCTGGTCGACGGCTTCGCGGCGGAAAGCACCGGCGGCAATCTGACGGTCGGCCGGATCGCGGTCAGCGGCGCGTTGCAGGGAATCGATCTGCGCGCGGCGGGCACGCTGTCGGTACAGAGCGATATCAGCACCAGCGGCGCGGTGACGCTGGCGAGCGGGACGGCGCTGACGCTCGGCACGATCGAGAGCCGCGACCGGGCGGTGACGCTGACCAGCGGTGGCACGTTGCGTGCGGGGCGCGTGTCCGGCGCGACCGGCGTGACCGCCAGCGGGACGGCGGTGACGCTGGGCGATGTGCGCGGTGGGACCGGGGCGGTGACGCTGGGTGCGACATCGGGCGACTTGTCGGTGGCGAGTGCGGCCGGACGCCGGGTCGCGCTGGATGCCGGGGGTGGCATCGGCGTGACCGGCACCCTGACAGCCGATGCCGGCGCGGTAGAATTGAACGCGGGCGGTGCGATTGCGGTCGCGGGGACGATCCGCAGCACGGGCGGCAATGTCCGCGTCGTGTCGACCGGCGGTAGCGTGGGAGTGACCGGCGGGCTGACGTCGGACGGGGCGGCAACGCTGTCGGGAACGGCCATCACGCTCGGCGGCACGCAGACGGCACGCGGCGCCTATAGCGCGACCGCGTCGGCCGGGGGGATTACGCGCAGCGGCAATGCGCTGTCGATCCGCGCCGACAGCGATGCGACCGGTGGCGAAGGCGTCACGCTGGGCGCGACCGGTGGTGCAATCGACTTGGGCGACAGTCGGATCGATGCCGGCGGCACGGTGCGGCTGACCACCGATGGGCAGGGGATCACGATCGGCGGCGTGCAGGCCGCCGGACTGGTGGCGACCGGAGCGACCACGACCGGGGCAGCGATCCGCACCGGCGACCTGCGTCTCGGCGGACCGGCAACGCTGCGCGCGGCGGGCGACGTGACGACCGGCGCGATCAACACCGATGGCGCAGTGACGCTCGGCGGCAATGCGGTGCGGTTCGGCAATGCGCGCGCGGCGAGCCTGTCGGCGATCGCCGCCGGGGGGGTGGTCACCGGCGGCAATATCGACACGAGCGGCGATGTGCAGGTGCAGGCGGCGAATGGCGTGCTGACCCTGGGGCGGATCGCGACGACCGGTGGCGACGTCGCGCTGGGCGCGCTCGGCCCGGTGTTCGTGCAGGGCGTTGCGTCGGCTGGAACCGCGTCGGTGATCGGGACGGGTGCCGGCAACGACGTGTCGGTGGCCGATGGCGTCGCCGCCAACGGCGCGGTCACGGTGCGATCGGGCCGCGACATCCGCACCCCGTTCGTGCGCAGCGCTACGGGTGCGCTGACGGTGGCGGCGCCCAATGGACGACTGGCAGGGTTCGTCACGGGCACCGGGACCAGCCTGTCGGCAGGCGCCGGCCAGCCCTTCTCGCTGACGGTCGGCACCGATGCGGTGCTGGGCGATGTGGTCGGCGGCAATATATCGATCACCGCGACCGCGATCACCGCCAACCGGATCGATGGCGGCAGCTTGCCGGTCGCGCTGCGGGCGACGGTGGGCGACCTGACGGTTTCCGGGCCGGTGACGGGCAGCACGGTATCGCTGACGGCGGCGGGACGGGCGCTGCTGGGATCGGTCGATGCGTCGGGCGCGGTGACGTTGGGCGGGGCGCAGGGGCTGTCGTTTGGGCGCGTGTCGGGTGCGTCGATCGACGCGAGCGGCGGTGCAATCCGCGGCGATGCGCTGTCGTCGACTGGTGCGATCACGCTGAGCGGCGCCGACGTGACGCTCGACCGGATCGACGCGGGGACACTGACTGCCGATGCGACGGGTACGCTGGCGATCGGTACGATCGAGGCCACGGGCGACGCGGTACTGACCGGCGCTTCGGGCAATTTCGGCGACGTTACCGCCGGGGGAGCGCTCGGCATCACGACGAGCGGCGCGACGCGCTTCGGCCGGTTGACCGGACAGAGCATAGCCGCCACGGCGCGGGGTGGCGCGCTCATCGGAACGGCGGTGGTCGCGCGCGGCAACGCGACGCTGACCGGGCAGTCGATCGATCTGGGTTTGGCCGAGAGTGGTGGATCGCTGTCGGCGAAGAGCGACGCCGCGCTGGCGATCGGCACGGTCCGGGCGACCGGGGATGCGACCCTGACCGGCGCGACCGGCACTTTCGGTACCGTCACTGCCGGCGGAGCACTCGGCCTTTCGACGACGGGTGCCACGCGCTTCGACCAGCTGACCGGGCAGACGGTCACGGCGACCGCGCAGGGCGGGGCGCTCAATGGAACGGCGGTGGTCGCGCGCGGCAATGCGACGCTGGCGGGCCAGTCGATCGATATCGGGTCGGTCGATAGCGGCGGGGCGCTGTCGGCCACGACCGGCGGAGCATTGACGCTCGGTACCGGCAAGGCGGTCGGCGACGCGGTGTTGTCCGCCGGTACGACCGGCAATTTGGGTACGGTGACGGCCGGAGGCGCATTGCGAGCGACGTCGGCCGGCGCGTTACGGTTCGACCGGTTGGCGGGACGGGCGGTCACGGCGGCGTCGCAGGGCGGTGCGCTGAGCGGCGGCACGGTGAGCGCGACCGGCGATGTTACGCTGGGCGGCCAGTCGATCGCGGTCGGGCCGGTCGCCGGAGCCGGCTCGCTGGCTGCCGATTCGACAGCGGGCGCGTTGCAGCTTGGCGCGGTGGCGATGGGCGGGAACGTCACCGTCCGGGCGAGCGGCGCGGCGACACTGGCGAACGGCGTGACCGCTGGCGGTGCGTATCGGGTGACCGCAGGATCGATCGCGCTGGGCGGTGAGCAGCAGGCGGGCGGCGAGGTTCGGCTGAGCGCGACGAACGGCGCGATCGGCGGGGCGTCGGGGCTGACGCTGGTGAGCGGTACGGCAGGCGGTACGGCACCGATCATACTCGACGCTACCGCCGGCATCGACCTGTCGGGCGCGAGCTTGCGCACCGGGGCGGGCTCCGCGCTGGCGCTGCGGGCAGGGCGCGGGCAGGCGATCCGGCTGGGATCGGTCGAGGCAGGGTCGCTCGGCGGCTTCGACGGGAGCGCGCCGGTCGACCGGCTGACCCATGATGGCAGCGTGACGACCGGTGACCTGACGGTCGGGCGCATGGCGGTGACGCTGAGCAGCGGCGACCTGACGACCGGACGGATCAGCGCGACGGGGCCGGTGTCGTTGATCGCGAGCAGCGGTTCGGTTCGGGGCGGCGACCTGACGGCGGGCACGCTGGAGGCGAAGGCCGGATCGACATTGGCGCTCGGTACGGCGACGGTCGGTGGCACGGCAACGCTGGAAGCGGGCAATATCGACCTGCGCGCGCTGACCGCGCAGGCGCTGACGATCAAGACCGCCGGGACGCTGGGTGCCGGGAATGGCGGCGCGACGGCGCTGCGCACGACCGGCGGCGATCTGACGGTGGAAGCGGGAACGGCGCGGCTGGCCAGCGTCGAGTCCGCCGGGTCGGCGACGTTGCGCGGAACCGCGGTCGAGGTGCGGGACAGATTGTCGGCGGCACGGGCGCTGCTGGTCGAGGCGCGTTCGGCGCTGACGCTGCAGAATGCGGCGGCAGGCGGTGATGTGTCGCTCGCATCGACAGGTGCGGTGAATGCGGGTGAAGTGTCGGCGGGTGGCGCGCTGTCGGTCGATGGCGCCGGCGTTACGTTGGGCGCGGTGCGGGCCGGCGGGGCGTTGAAGGCGACCAGCAGCGGCGGACTGTCGCTGGCGTCGGGTAGCGGCAACGGCATCACGCTGGATGCGGTCGGGTTGGTGCGCGCGGGTGCGCTGAGCGGCGGGCCGTCGATCGCGATCCGCGGTGCCGATGCCGAACTGTCCGGCGCGATCCGGGGGAGCAGTGTCCGCTTCGCCACGCGCGATCCGGCGACGACCGCGCTGCGCATCGGTGACGGGACGCAGGCCAACGGCTTTCGCCTGTCGGCGGCGGAGGTCGCGCAGGTCGCGGCCGACAGCGTCGCGTTCGACGGCGGCGCGGGCGCGATGGAGATCGGCAGCGTCGCGCTTGCCCCCTCCGTTGGGCGATCGGTCGAGATGCTGTCGACCGGCGATGTCCGCGTGACCGGACAGGTAAGCGCGACCGGGGCCGGCCGCAGCATCCGCATCGGCGGCGATGGCGCGAACGGCAATGCCGCGACGATCCACCTGATCGCGACCAGCGATGCGGGCGGTCGGCTGTTGGTCGGCGACAACGACCTCGACCTGCGCGGCAACCGGATCGCGGCGGGGCTGTCGACCGGGTTCCTCGATACGTTGCAGCCGGGCGATGCCGGACGCGCGCAGGCGCAGGCGCTGATCGGCAACCCCAATTCGGCGCTGTACAATACGCAGCTGGGCGGCGGCTTCTTCGCGCCCGATGCGACGACGATGATCGCCGCGCGGTCGCTGACCGTCCGGTTCGGCGATTATGCGCTGTTCCAGAATACGGCGGTGCCGGGGCGGTCGTCGGGCGTCTCCGTGGGATCGCTGACCGCGCCGGTCACGCCCGCGCTGCGCATCGCGACCTATGGCACGCCAGCGGCGGCCAGCTTCGCGTTCTTCGGCGACATCAACGGCATCACCGGGGCGGGCGCGGCGCTGCTCGGAAATCCAGTGATCGATATCCAGCCGCAATTGTTGCCCAACAGCCGGATCAACGGCTGTCTGGCCGGGTCGGGTGCCGGGTGTCTGACGACGATCGTCATCCAGCCGACCTTGCAGGTGTTCGATTGGGACAGCCAGGCGGTGTTCGGCATTTTGCAGGACGTGTCGCTGCCCTTCACCCCGATCATCGGCGGCAATAACGAAGCGTTGCTGAGCGGGCTGCCGGCACTAGTACCCGAAACGCCCGCCGATGCCGCCGCGCCCGCCCCGACCGTCGTGCCGTCGCAGGAGCCGAAGCCTTGA